A genome region from Triticum aestivum cultivar Chinese Spring chromosome 2B, IWGSC CS RefSeq v2.1, whole genome shotgun sequence includes the following:
- the LOC123047389 gene encoding pentatricopeptide repeat-containing protein At1g12775, mitochondrial, with amino-acid sequence MAAGAWPAAAAAVARAAARTLGRLVPRTHTHSTAATTTSSPSSSPAHTLDDYNRLLAALARDGDGESALRVLRRMRHGSPAACAPTAASYVSAMSALAKAGRAADATALFDDMLAHGVAPDRRAYSLLLHVYSTHLGLPAAGLSVLHWMAGLGVRPSAVDYADLIFSFCRAGQLPDALQLLDEMRELGYPLPPHVYSPILQAHCDAADIPAAEALIAFMRASGGRSGCNPDVLIYNIYIHGLCRVGDFHAVQRVINDSVWNWWVPDAVTYSTYVAGLCRAGYIEDAFRQLDIMVAKGLQLTVIGLNILLDYAAKDVDMWVAKVVMERCEELGFEVDVVTYNTVMEHFSKKMQWLIALRLFTDLLKKPITPDVQTYNILISSLCRAGKFELAKFVFSCNGFVADTVTCNILIHQFYCAGKEGELGFLFSDVDAGKITPDTITYNTLVDCLFRSGRRTEAANLVRHIDGGYPAEPVAHLAFWLVTSGNVREALSLFDDMLVKGVALDAIVFANVIKAFCRKGPGECTDMTQLCSVLDRMLGIG; translated from the coding sequence ATGGCCGCCGGCGCGTGGCCGGCGGCCGCCGcggcggtggcgcgcgcggcggcgcgcACGCTCGGGCGCCTCGTCCCCCGCACCCAcacccactccaccgccgccaccaccacctcctccccctcctcctccccggcGCACACCCTGGACGACTACAACCGCCTGCTGGCGGCCCTGGCGCGGGACGGGGACGGCGAGTCGGCGCTGCGCGTGCTCCGCCGCATGCGCCACGGCTCGCCCGCGGCCTGCGCGCCCACAGCCGCCTCCTACGTCTCCGCCATGTCGGCGCTCGCCAAGGCCGGCCGCGCCGCCGACGCCACGGCGCTCTTCGACGACATGCTCGCGCACGGCGTGGCGCCCGACCGCCGCGCCTACTCGCTCCTCCTCCACGTCTACTCCACCCACCTcggcctccccgccgccggcctctCCGTGCTGCACTGGATGGCCGGCCTCGGCGTCCGCCCCAGCGCCGTCGACTACGCAGACCTCATCTTCTCCTTCTGCCGCGCGGGCCAGCTCCCGGACGCGCTCCAGCTGCTCGACGAAATGCGCGAGCTCGGCTACCCGCTCCCCCCGCACGTCTACTCGCCGATACTCCAGGCCCACTGcgacgccgccgacatcccggccgCCGAGGCGCTCATCGCCTTCATGCGCGCCTCCGGGGGCCGCTCCGGGTGCAACCCCGACGTCCTCATCTACAACATCTACATCCACGGGCTGTGCAGGGTCGGGGATTTCCACGCCGTGCAGAGGGTCATCAACGACAGCGTCTGGAACTGGTGGGTGCCGGACGCGGTGACCTACAGCACCTACGTTGCCGGGCTCTGCCGGGCTGGGTACATCGAGGACGCGTTCAGGCAGCTGGACATCATGGTCGCCAAGGGGCTACAGCTCACCGTGATCGGCCTCAACATACTGCTGGATTACGCCGCCAAGGATGTAGACATGTGGGTTGCCAAGGTGGTGATGGAGCGCTGCGAAGAGCTGGGCTTCGAGGTCGACGTCGTGACGTACAACACGGTCATGGAACATTTCTCCAAGAAGATGCAGTGGCTGATTGCCCTCAGGCTGTTCACCGATCTGCTCAAGAAGCCCATAACACCCGATGTGCAGACGTACAACATCTTGATCTCATCCCTGTGCCGAGCCGGCAAGTTTGAGCTCGCCAAGTTCGTCTTCAGTTGCAACGGGTTTGTGGCGGACACTGTGACCTGTAACATTCTGATCCATCAGTTCTACTGTGCTGGAAAGGAGGGCGAGCTCGGGTTCTTGTTCTCTGATGTTGACGCAGGGAAGATTACCCCAGATACAATCACATACAACACGCTGGTCGATTGCCTCTTTAGGTCTGGGAGGAGGACTGAGGCTGCCAATCTGGTCAGGCACATCGACGGCGGCTACCCTGCGGAGCCTGTAGCGCATCTGGCTTTCTGGTTGGTTACGAGCGGAAATGTTCGAGAGGCTTTGAGTCTGTTTGATGACATGCTAGTGAAAGGAGTCGCTTTAGATGCTATCGTTTTCGCCAATGTGATCAAGGCATTCTGCAGAAAGGGTCCAGGGGAGTGCACAGATATGACACAGCTGTGCTCTGTGCTGGATAGGATGCTTGGGATTGGATGA
- the LOC123047390 gene encoding plastid division protein CDP1, chloroplastic, giving the protein MAMPTPAAALLHPSSAVAAPSPSTSSSARRGAPSSSSSSSSARRGGNASAGNAAGARRGAAVRARVAGAAAPVTAASAAEGRGRQEAPAAPAVEIPVTCYQILGVTEKAEKDEIVKSAIELRKSEIEDGYTEEVSACRQALLLDVRDKLLFEQEYAGSTRAKVPPRSSLHIPWSWLPAALCVLQEVGEEKLVLDIGQAALRRPDSKPYAHDVLLAMALAECSIAKASFEKSKVSLGFEALACAQYLLRKKPSLEKMPLLEQIEESLEELAPACTLEVLSLPRTPENSERRRGAIAALCELLGQGLDVESSCRVHDWPYFLGQAMDKLLATEIVELLSWDSLATTRKNKKSLESQSQRVVVDFNCFYRAMLAHLATGFSTRQTELISKAKTICECLVASENTDLKFEESFCSFLLGEESGATVFEKLQQLQSNGSSNSRNYGLAKKKDSSDKVTVNQSLELWLKEVALSRFADTRDCPPSLVNFFAAPKRLISTSKQKLGATRRVLLSSQTSPSASACNRTSGQQNPRLNSTSHLGEAVKQLAPTTLGGQGHSSTDRPVNGLSTTSVPLKRNPGSHPVRTLESWGLTGDVIGKIAYTAVLGFALFGTLKLVRFQFGNTKPASSTRESAVTSSLNEASLSEGSFISSRVREQFEKLSKMLWLSNRLHSRGERSDLSPGSGDVAAIARKERMSLQEAEALVKQWQDIKSEALGPDYEIDMLSEVLDGSMLSKWQDLALSAKDQSCYWRFVLLNLSVVRAEILLDEAGDGEVAEIDAVLEEAAELVDDSQPKKPSYYSTYEVQYTLRRQDDRSWKICEAAVRDLS; this is encoded by the exons ATGGCCATGCCCACGCCGGCCGCGGCGCTGCTCCACCcctcctccgccgtcgccgccccgtccccctccacctcctcttcggcGCGGCGCGgtgccccttcctcctcctcctcctcctcctcggcgcggcggggcggcaatGCCTCCGCAGGCAACGCGGCGGgcgcgcggcgaggggcggcggtgcGCGCGAGGGTCGCGGGGGCCGCCGCGCCGGTGACCGCGGCGTCTGCGGCCGAGGGGCGCGGCAGGCAGGAGGCCCCCGCCGCGCCCGCCGTCGAGATCCCCGTCACGTGCTACCAG ATCCTGGGCGTCACGGAGAAGGCCGAGAAGGACGAGATCGTCAAGTCGGCCATCGAGCTGAGGAAGTCGGAGATCGAAGACGGGTACACGGAGGAGGTGTCCGCCTGCAGACAG GCTCTGCTGCTGGACGTGAGAGACAAGCTTCTCTTCGAACAGGAGTACGCAGGAAGCACCAGGGCCAAGGTTCCGCCCAGGTCCTCTCTCCATATACCCTGGAGCTGGTTGCCTGCTGCCTTGTGTGTCTTGCAGGAG GTTGGGGAAGAGAAGCTGGTTTTGGACATTGGTCAGGCAGCTCTACGacgtcctgattctaagccatatGCTCACGATGTACTTCTTGCAATGGCACTAGCTGAA TGCTCCATTGCAAAAGCTAGCTTTGAAAAAAGTAAAGTATCTCTTGGCTTTGAGGCTCTAGCATGTGCTCAATATCTTTTGAGGAAAAAACCATCTTTAGAGAAGATGCCCCTTCTTGAGCAG ATTGAAGAATCACTTGAAGAGCTTGCACCAGCTTGCACTCTAGAGGTTTTAAGCCTGCCCCGTACACCTGAAAATTCTGAGCGCAGGCGAGGTGCTATTGCAGCTCTCTGTGAATTGCTTGGACAGGGCCTTGATGTTGAGTCATCTTGTAGAGTTCATGATTGGCCTTATTTCTTGGGCCAGGCAATGGACAAGTTATTAGCCACTGAAATTGTGGAACTACTTTCTTGGGACTCTTTGGCTACAACTCGTAAAAACAAAAAATCGCTGGAGTCCCAGAGCCAGCGGGTGGTAGTTGACTTCAACTGCTTCTACAGGGCAATGCTTGCACACCTTGCAACTGGATTTTCAACTCGGCAGACTGAGTTG ATAAGTAAAGCTAAAACCATCTGCGAATGCCTAGTTGCATCTGAGAACACCGACCTGAAATTTGAGGAATCTTTTTGCTCGTTTCTTCTTGGAGAG GAATCTGGCGCCACAGTTTTCGAAAAGCTTCAGCAGCTTCAAAGTAATGGAAGTTCCAATTCAAGAAATTATGGGTTAGCTAAAAAGAAAGACAGCAGTGACAAGGTTACTGTCAACCAGTCACTG GAACTGTGGCTGAAGGAGGTGGCACTTTCTCGTTTTGCAGATACAAGAGATTGTCCGCCATCCTTG GTCAACTTCTTTGCTGCTCCTAAGCGCCTCATTAGCACTTCCAAGCAGAAACTAGGAGCCACGAGAAGGGTCCTTTTGAGCTCTCAGACGTCTCCTAGTGCCTCCGCATGCAACAGAACTTCAGGACAGCAGAATCCAAGATTAAATTCTACCAGCCATCTCGGGGAAGCTGTAAAGCAGCTTGCACCAACCACCCTGGGGGGCCAGGGCCATTCATCAACGGATAGGCCAGTGAATGGTTTAAGTACAACATCTGTTCCTCTGAAGCGCAATCCCGGATCCCATCCTGTAAGAACCTTGGAATCGTGGGGCCTGACTGGGGATGTTATAGGAAAAATCGCTTACACTGCAGTCCTGGGGTTTGCCCTATTTGGTACATTGAAACTGGTCAGGTTTCAGTTTGGGAACACAAAACCTGCCTCCTCAACTAGAGAATCTGCAGTCACATCTTCTCTGAATGAAGCATCTTTGTCAGAAGGTTCTTTTATCAGTAGCAGAGTTAGGGAACAGTTTGAGAAGCTGTCGAAAATGCTTTGGTTGAGCAATAGGCTCCATTCGAGAGGCGAAAGAAGTGATCTGTCTCCTGGTTCTGGTGATGTGGCTGCTATAGCTCGCAAGGAAAGGATGTCTCTTCAAGAAGCAGAAGCGCTTGTGAAGCAGTGGCAAGATATCAAGTCCGAAGCTCTTGGCCCTGACTATGAAATCGATATGCTCTCCGAGGTCCTCGACGGTTCGATGCTGTCAAAG TGGCAGGACCTGGCTTTATCAGCAAAGGATCAGTCCTGCTACTGGAGATTTGTCCTGTTGAATCTCTCTGTTGTCCGAGCCGAGATCCTGCTGGATGAGGCTGGTGACGGTGAAGTGGCCGAAATCGATGCTGTGCTCGAGGAAGCTGCCGAGCTCGTTGATGACTCTCAGCCCAAGAAGCCGAGTTACTACAG TACGTATGAAGTTCAGTACACACTGAGGAGGCAGGACGACCGATCGTGGAAAATCTGCGAGGCTGCTGTCCGGGACCTGTCGTGA